The following coding sequences lie in one Flavobacterium sp. 20NA77.7 genomic window:
- a CDS encoding cell envelope integrity protein TolA: MNKIILYISIAIISVAGKLVAQEKTKTFETRAKEIAQNITTIKTEEKRALKEEVEAIDKQIEEGKITKEKGAEIKAKIATERASNIETKVAAEEAKLRELVNEHVEEVVGDSLKGKYSISIPGGYKNGKKYANTSEKRTTGQTVFAFGANNVLSDGNLAHSDFYFLRSNFYEWGYTWNTRLSNQSNLAHFKYGFSVMYNELNPTQNRIFATNGQTTGLVAFNGDLKMSKLRNVNLVFPMHFEIDFSKTNTVNDKKIFRSHKGLRLGIGGFAGFNLKTKQKICYEIDGNEVTEKTKGDFNVNDFVYGVSSYIGYKQTSLYVKYDLNPVFTDNAIKQNNISMGIRFDWN, encoded by the coding sequence ATGAACAAAATTATTCTTTACATCAGTATTGCAATTATTTCAGTAGCTGGAAAATTAGTTGCTCAAGAAAAGACGAAAACATTTGAAACACGTGCCAAAGAAATTGCACAAAACATTACAACTATTAAAACAGAGGAAAAAAGAGCTTTGAAAGAAGAAGTTGAGGCTATTGACAAGCAAATAGAAGAAGGTAAAATTACAAAAGAAAAAGGAGCGGAAATAAAAGCTAAAATAGCTACAGAACGTGCTTCAAATATTGAAACTAAAGTAGCCGCGGAAGAAGCTAAACTAAGAGAATTAGTTAATGAACATGTAGAAGAAGTAGTAGGTGACTCTTTAAAAGGGAAATATTCTATTTCAATTCCAGGAGGCTATAAAAATGGAAAAAAATACGCTAATACAAGTGAAAAGCGTACAACTGGTCAAACAGTATTTGCTTTTGGAGCAAACAATGTTTTATCGGACGGAAACTTAGCACATTCTGATTTTTATTTTTTACGTTCAAATTTTTACGAATGGGGCTATACATGGAATACCCGTTTATCTAACCAAAGCAATTTGGCTCATTTTAAATATGGTTTTTCAGTAATGTATAATGAATTAAACCCAACGCAAAACAGAATTTTTGCCACAAATGGTCAAACAACTGGATTAGTAGCATTTAATGGCGATTTAAAAATGAGTAAACTAAGAAATGTAAACTTAGTTTTTCCTATGCATTTTGAAATTGATTTTTCTAAAACAAATACTGTTAATGACAAAAAAATATTTCGTTCGCACAAAGGACTTCGTTTAGGAATAGGAGGATTTGCTGGATTCAACTTGAAAACAAAACAAAAAATATGTTATGAAATTGACGGAAATGAAGTAACTGAAAAAACAAAAGGCGATTTTAATGTTAATGATTTTGTATATGGCGTAAGTAGTTATATTGGCTACAAACAAACTTCGCTGTATGTAAAATATGATTTAAATCCTGTTTTTACGGATAATGCAATCAAACAAAATAATATTTCAATGGGCATTCGTTTTGATTGGAATTAA
- a CDS encoding RNA polymerase sigma factor, translated as MKVIALHYEEAQLISLAIANNRQAQHQLYTKYASKMLSVCRQYIKDVHHAEDVMLTAFMKVFTNLKKFEHKGSFEGWIKRIMINECIDFLRSKKNTFSHIELEDWKTTEEEEYDGEVFSTEIIQELIDNLPTGYKMVFNLYVIEGLKHQEIAKMLQIAEGTSKSQLAHARKMLQEALKNYKNVQNGTK; from the coding sequence ATGAAAGTAATTGCTTTACATTATGAAGAAGCACAACTGATTTCACTTGCGATAGCTAATAATCGGCAAGCACAACATCAATTGTACACAAAATATGCTTCAAAAATGTTAAGCGTTTGCAGGCAATATATCAAAGATGTTCATCATGCCGAAGATGTTATGCTTACCGCGTTTATGAAAGTATTTACAAATTTGAAAAAATTTGAACATAAAGGCAGTTTTGAAGGCTGGATTAAACGAATTATGATTAATGAGTGTATTGATTTTTTGAGAAGTAAAAAAAATACATTTAGTCATATAGAACTAGAAGATTGGAAAACAACAGAAGAAGAAGAATATGATGGAGAAGTATTTTCAACAGAAATAATACAAGAGCTGATAGATAATTTACCCACCGGGTATAAAATGGTTTTTAATCTCTATGTAATAGAAGGTTTAAAACATCAAGAAATAGCTAAAATGCTTCAAATTGCCGAAGGCACATCAAAATCACAATTAGCACATGCTAGAAAAATGCTTCAAGAAGCACTGAAAAATTATAAAAACGTACAAAATGGCACTAAATAA
- a CDS encoding polyprenyl synthetase family protein, protein MKITEKIKEPIAFEMELFEKKFHLAMSSKVALLNRITHYIVNRKGKQMRPMFVFLTAKMVSGGTVNDRTYRGASVIELIHTATLVHDDVVDDSNKRRGFFSINALWKNKIAVLVGDYLLSKGLLLSIDNNDFDLLKIISVAVREMSEGELLQIEKARRLDITEAIYYEIIRQKTATLIAACCSLGACAVAPEDKIVIEKMRKFGELIGMAFQIKDDLFDYTDDAIGKPTGIDIKEQKMTLPLIYTLNNCSSKEKSWLINSIKNHNKDKKRVKEVIDFVKQHGGLHYAEQKMIQFQQEALKLIEDFPESIYKESLVLMVNYVIERKI, encoded by the coding sequence ATGAAAATCACAGAAAAAATAAAGGAACCTATAGCTTTTGAGATGGAACTTTTTGAAAAAAAATTCCATTTAGCCATGTCCTCAAAAGTAGCTTTACTTAATCGAATTACACATTATATTGTAAATAGAAAAGGGAAGCAAATGCGTCCTATGTTTGTGTTTTTAACTGCAAAAATGGTTTCTGGCGGCACTGTTAACGACAGAACGTACAGAGGAGCTTCTGTGATTGAGTTAATTCATACTGCAACATTAGTTCATGATGATGTAGTGGATGATAGCAACAAAAGAAGAGGATTTTTTTCTATTAACGCCCTTTGGAAAAATAAAATTGCAGTTTTAGTTGGTGATTATTTATTATCAAAAGGATTATTACTTTCAATTGATAATAATGATTTTGATTTATTAAAAATAATTTCTGTAGCGGTACGAGAAATGAGTGAAGGTGAATTACTACAAATAGAAAAAGCCCGAAGACTCGATATTACTGAAGCCATTTATTACGAAATTATTCGTCAAAAAACGGCTACCTTAATTGCCGCTTGTTGTTCACTAGGCGCTTGTGCTGTTGCTCCAGAAGACAAAATAGTAATAGAAAAAATGCGAAAATTTGGCGAACTCATCGGTATGGCATTTCAAATTAAAGACGATTTATTTGATTACACTGATGATGCTATTGGCAAACCTACAGGTATAGATATTAAAGAACAAAAAATGACCTTACCTTTAATATACACCTTAAACAATTGTAGCTCAAAAGAAAAATCATGGCTCATTAATTCCATAAAAAACCACAATAAAGATAAAAAAAGGGTAAAAGAAGTTATTGATTTTGTAAAACAACATGGCGGACTACACTATGCAGAACAAAAGATGATACAATTTCAACAAGAAGCACTAAAACTCATAGAAGATTTCCCCGAAAGTATTTATAAAGAAAGTCTTGTTTTGATGGTGAATTATGTCATTGAAAGAAAAATATAG
- the rlmN gene encoding 23S rRNA (adenine(2503)-C(2))-methyltransferase RlmN, producing the protein MQTEKKDIRALTKEQLRDFFVANGDKAFRGNQIYEWLWHKKAHSFESMTNISKETRVMLETNFVINHIKVDTMQRSEDGTVKNAVRLHDDLVVESVLIPTNTRTTACVSSQVGCSLDCNFCATARLKRMRNLNPDEIYDQVVAIDNESRLYYDRPLSNIVFMGMGEPLMNYNNVMAAIEKITSTDGLGMSPKRITVSTSGVSKMIKKMADDEVKFKLAVSLHSAIEETRNEIMPFTKSFPLPELKEALEYWYKKTKSKITYEYVIWKGINDDKASIDALVKFCKYVPCKVNLIEYNPIDDGLFQQASEQATQNYIAALEKNSIIVKVRKSRGKDIDAACGQLANKS; encoded by the coding sequence ATGCAAACAGAGAAAAAAGATATCCGTGCCTTGACAAAAGAGCAATTAAGAGATTTTTTTGTTGCCAATGGTGACAAAGCTTTCCGTGGAAACCAAATCTACGAATGGCTTTGGCATAAAAAAGCACATTCTTTTGAAAGCATGACAAATATCTCTAAAGAAACACGTGTTATGCTTGAAACGAACTTTGTAATTAATCATATCAAAGTGGATACGATGCAAAGAAGTGAAGACGGTACCGTGAAAAATGCAGTAAGACTTCACGATGATTTAGTGGTAGAATCTGTTTTAATTCCAACAAATACAAGAACCACAGCCTGCGTATCTAGTCAAGTAGGATGTAGTTTAGATTGTAATTTCTGTGCAACAGCTCGATTAAAAAGAATGCGCAATTTAAACCCAGATGAAATATACGATCAAGTAGTTGCTATTGACAATGAAAGTCGATTATATTACGATCGCCCCTTGTCAAATATTGTTTTTATGGGCATGGGCGAACCATTGATGAATTACAACAACGTAATGGCAGCCATTGAAAAAATAACCTCAACAGACGGATTGGGTATGTCTCCAAAAAGAATAACGGTTTCTACTTCTGGCGTATCAAAAATGATAAAAAAAATGGCAGATGACGAAGTAAAATTTAAACTCGCTGTTTCGCTTCATTCAGCTATCGAAGAAACAAGAAACGAAATTATGCCCTTTACAAAAAGTTTCCCTTTACCTGAATTAAAAGAAGCATTAGAATATTGGTACAAAAAAACCAAAAGTAAAATAACGTATGAATATGTAATTTGGAAAGGTATTAATGATGATAAAGCTTCGATAGATGCATTAGTCAAATTTTGTAAATATGTGCCTTGCAAAGTAAATCTGATAGAATACAACCCAATTGATGATGGCTTATTTCAACAAGCTAGTGAACAAGCTACTCAAAACTATATAGCTGCACTTGAAAAAAACAGCATTATTGTAAAAGTACGAAAAAGCAGAGGGAAAGACATTGATGCAGCTTGCGGTCAATTAGCTAATAAATCCTAA
- a CDS encoding O-methyltransferase → MHFISEELENYVAQHSQVEPELLVKLNKETHQKILQPRMLSGHFQGRVLSMLSKLIRPQAILEIGTYTGYATLCLAEGLQPGGTLDTIDVNEELVDFQKKYFDASIYKTQIIQHLGNAIDIIPKLNKQFDLVFIDADKENYIHYFNLVVPMMPSGGIILSDNVLWSGKVLEELKPNDKSTKILTTYNKLLNEDDRVETVLLPIRDGLTVTRVK, encoded by the coding sequence ATGCATTTTATATCGGAAGAGTTAGAAAATTACGTGGCACAACATTCACAAGTTGAACCTGAATTATTGGTCAAATTAAACAAAGAAACGCATCAAAAAATATTGCAACCTAGAATGTTGAGTGGGCATTTTCAAGGGAGAGTGTTGAGTATGTTGTCAAAGCTAATTAGGCCTCAGGCTATATTAGAAATTGGAACCTATACAGGCTATGCAACCTTGTGTTTAGCGGAAGGTTTACAACCCGGAGGTACACTTGACACCATTGATGTCAATGAAGAATTGGTTGATTTTCAGAAAAAATATTTTGATGCTTCAATTTATAAAACGCAGATAATTCAACATTTAGGTAATGCAATTGATATAATACCAAAATTGAATAAGCAATTTGATTTAGTATTTATTGATGCAGATAAAGAGAATTACATTCATTATTTTAATTTAGTGGTACCAATGATGCCATCAGGAGGTATTATCTTGTCTGATAATGTGTTGTGGAGTGGAAAAGTTTTGGAAGAATTAAAGCCGAATGATAAAAGCACAAAAATATTAACTACGTATAATAAACTACTAAATGAAGATGATAGAGTTGAAACCGTTTTACTGCCTATCAGAGATGGTTTAACTGTTACTCGGGTGAAGTAA
- a CDS encoding phosphatase PAP2 family protein, whose product MDKIIALDKQLFIFLNNLGSSAYDDFWLLVTKQLHWTPFFLVLAVILYKKIGLKAFLVALVTIAVMLTVTNEFTELIKNFVQRLRPCNDIEIKHLIRIVKSSDTFSYFSGHASNSMASMTFLFLLLRKHYQYVYLIFCFPLVFAYSRIYLGLHFPLDIISGYAVGLLSGYLFYQFYLKLNRKIVTSPE is encoded by the coding sequence ATGGATAAAATTATTGCTTTAGACAAACAGCTTTTTATTTTTCTAAACAATCTTGGAAGCTCAGCATACGATGATTTCTGGTTATTAGTAACCAAACAACTACATTGGACTCCTTTTTTTTTAGTTCTCGCCGTTATACTTTATAAAAAAATTGGATTAAAAGCTTTTTTAGTAGCGTTAGTAACAATTGCAGTTATGCTAACTGTTACAAATGAATTTACGGAATTAATCAAAAATTTTGTGCAACGTCTTCGACCATGTAATGATATAGAAATTAAACATTTGATCCGAATTGTTAAAAGCAGCGACACCTTTAGTTATTTTTCGGGTCATGCCTCAAATTCTATGGCGTCTATGACCTTCCTATTTTTGTTATTAAGAAAGCATTATCAATACGTCTATTTAATTTTCTGCTTTCCGTTAGTATTTGCCTATAGCAGAATATACCTTGGACTCCATTTCCCATTAGACATTATTTCAGGTTATGCCGTTGGGCTGCTATCTGGATATCTATTTTACCAATTCTATTTGAAATTAAATAGAAAAATTGTTACTTCACCCGAGTAA
- the tatA gene encoding twin-arginine translocase TatA/TatE family subunit, which produces MFGIGGGELLLILVVILMLFGSDKIPEIARTLGKGMAQLKHATNEIKHEIQKGAEENGLDIKTMTGGIQEEIAQAKESMNNTLNPVELQNPVTEIKEEFENLSGPIKRQM; this is translated from the coding sequence ATGTTTGGAATAGGTGGTGGAGAATTACTTTTAATTCTTGTCGTAATATTAATGCTTTTTGGATCAGATAAAATCCCAGAAATTGCACGTACATTAGGAAAAGGTATGGCACAATTAAAACATGCCACAAATGAAATAAAACACGAAATTCAAAAAGGAGCTGAGGAAAATGGTTTAGATATAAAAACTATGACAGGAGGAATTCAAGAAGAGATTGCACAAGCAAAAGAGAGCATGAACAACACCTTAAATCCAGTTGAACTTCAAAACCCAGTTACTGAAATAAAAGAAGAATTCGAAAATCTTAGTGGCCCTATTAAGCGACAAATGTAA
- a CDS encoding M1 family metallopeptidase gives MKKSIALVFMLLTLIAGAQETKKEEVKREAGHYDKNKFSQMYSEMATPNMYRSASGAPGPAYYQQKADYKINLELDDKLARLYGSETITYYNNAPDALDYLWVQLDQNIEKPDSQTPLIDNQSIFPNTSSASFASKYMEKPFEGGFNIDYVKDAKGNDMKHIINQTMMRIDLPKALKKGEKITFFIKWWYNIVNYQGSANNGRSGFEQFPDGNRLYVMAQFYPRMCVYSDVEGWQNMQFWGRSEFALTFGDYEVNITVPADHIMEGTGVLQNRTEVFTAEQVKRWELAENTYDKPVVIVTQQEAEASEKGFATAKKTWKFKAENVRDFGFSTSRKFILDAMAVKIGNNKPMAISIYPKEANPLWGDLSTKAVAHTLKTYSKYTFDYPYPKAVSVSAEDQGMEYPMICWNFGRPDENGKVSDRVKYGMLGVIIHEVGHNFFPMIVNSDERQWTWMDEGLNTFLEYLTEVEFDPNFPTDRGPAKKIVPYMKGNQQYLEPIMSHGDVVYNFGANAYGKPATGLNILRETIMGHELFDHAFKTYANRWKFKHPTPEDFFRTMEDASAVDLDWFWKGWFYSTDFVDIGVKNVTQYFVSEGNAKETSQSVNRRGRRTGDNGPIIYLYPENATELKAERKKAFDSNEIQPLAEFLNKKYNAEERAALKNPKFFYEVEFEKPGGMIMPIITELQFEDGTSEIQKFPAQIWRRNNDTVKRIFATEKKVLKIVVDPKLETADIDTSNNAWPKQDTTSKFDQMEKK, from the coding sequence ATGAAAAAATCTATCGCATTAGTTTTCATGCTTTTAACTCTTATTGCTGGAGCACAAGAAACTAAAAAAGAAGAAGTTAAAAGAGAAGCTGGACATTATGACAAAAATAAGTTTAGTCAAATGTATAGCGAGATGGCGACTCCAAATATGTACAGAAGTGCTTCTGGAGCCCCAGGACCTGCTTATTATCAACAAAAAGCCGACTACAAAATCAATCTTGAATTAGATGATAAATTAGCGCGTCTTTATGGCTCAGAAACCATTACGTATTATAATAATGCACCTGATGCATTAGACTATTTATGGGTGCAACTGGATCAAAACATAGAAAAACCTGATTCACAAACCCCACTGATTGATAATCAGTCTATTTTTCCAAATACAAGTTCAGCAAGTTTTGCATCAAAATACATGGAAAAGCCATTTGAAGGTGGTTTTAATATTGACTATGTAAAAGATGCTAAAGGCAATGATATGAAGCACATTATCAATCAAACCATGATGCGTATTGATTTACCTAAAGCACTTAAAAAAGGTGAAAAAATTACTTTTTTCATTAAATGGTGGTACAACATTGTTAATTATCAAGGTTCTGCAAATAATGGCAGATCCGGATTTGAACAATTTCCTGATGGTAACCGTTTGTATGTAATGGCTCAATTTTATCCAAGAATGTGTGTGTATAGCGACGTAGAAGGTTGGCAAAACATGCAGTTTTGGGGAAGAAGCGAATTTGCTTTAACATTTGGTGATTATGAAGTAAACATTACGGTTCCTGCAGACCATATTATGGAAGGAACAGGGGTATTACAAAACAGAACTGAAGTTTTCACCGCTGAACAAGTAAAAAGATGGGAATTAGCTGAAAACACTTATGACAAACCCGTAGTAATCGTTACACAGCAAGAAGCGGAAGCTAGCGAAAAAGGATTTGCAACTGCAAAAAAAACATGGAAATTTAAAGCTGAAAACGTACGTGATTTTGGTTTTTCAACTTCAAGAAAATTCATTTTAGATGCAATGGCTGTTAAAATTGGTAATAACAAACCAATGGCAATTTCTATCTATCCAAAAGAAGCTAATCCACTATGGGGAGACTTATCTACTAAAGCGGTAGCGCATACCTTAAAAACCTATTCTAAATATACTTTTGATTATCCTTATCCAAAAGCGGTTTCTGTTTCTGCAGAAGACCAAGGCATGGAATACCCAATGATTTGCTGGAATTTTGGTCGTCCAGATGAAAATGGAAAAGTGAGTGATCGTGTTAAATATGGCATGTTAGGTGTAATTATTCATGAAGTAGGACACAACTTCTTCCCTATGATTGTTAATTCAGACGAAAGACAATGGACATGGATGGACGAAGGGTTAAATACATTCTTAGAATATTTAACCGAAGTGGAATTTGACCCTAATTTCCCAACAGATAGAGGTCCTGCTAAAAAAATCGTTCCTTATATGAAAGGAAATCAACAGTATTTAGAACCAATTATGAGTCATGGTGATGTAGTTTATAATTTTGGAGCTAATGCGTATGGTAAACCCGCAACTGGATTAAATATTCTTCGTGAAACGATTATGGGACACGAACTTTTTGACCATGCCTTTAAAACCTATGCGAATAGATGGAAATTTAAACACCCAACTCCAGAAGATTTCTTTAGAACTATGGAAGACGCTTCAGCAGTAGATTTGGATTGGTTTTGGAAAGGATGGTTTTATTCAACTGATTTTGTAGATATTGGGGTAAAAAATGTAACTCAATATTTTGTATCTGAAGGAAATGCAAAAGAAACATCTCAATCGGTAAACAGAAGAGGTAGAAGAACAGGCGACAATGGTCCAATAATTTACTTATACCCTGAAAACGCAACTGAATTAAAAGCTGAAAGAAAAAAAGCATTTGATAGCAATGAAATACAACCTTTAGCAGAATTTTTAAACAAAAAATACAATGCTGAAGAAAGAGCTGCCTTAAAAAATCCTAAATTCTTTTACGAAGTAGAATTTGAAAAACCAGGAGGAATGATTATGCCAATTATTACAGAATTACAATTTGAAGATGGCACTTCTGAAATTCAAAAATTTCCAGCACAAATTTGGCGAAGAAATAACGATACGGTAAAAAGAATTTTTGCTACAGAAAAGAAAGTACTTAAAATTGTAGTAGATCCAAAACTTGAAACAGCAGACATTGATACTTCAAACAATGCTTGGCCAAAACAAGATACCACTTCTAAGTTTGACCAAATGGAAAAAAAATAA
- a CDS encoding DUF6702 family protein, with the protein MNKLKLLIATCTLVLICGFSVHKFYVGVFQVDYFKEKKSVQITARLFIDDLEKALQKKHNKHFYITTKDEIANTNKYIEEYIKERFLVKLNNKNQTLTLLTKEQEDNIVICYIKISFSEKLKSFELTNTILTDIFSEQQNLVHLNNNGNKKTLLFTNTNNYQKINF; encoded by the coding sequence ATGAATAAATTAAAATTACTTATTGCAACTTGTACGCTAGTATTGATTTGTGGATTTTCAGTACACAAATTTTATGTAGGGGTTTTTCAAGTAGATTATTTTAAAGAAAAAAAAAGTGTTCAAATTACAGCGCGGTTATTTATTGATGACTTAGAAAAAGCACTACAAAAAAAACATAACAAACATTTTTATATTACTACCAAAGATGAAATTGCAAATACTAACAAGTATATTGAGGAGTATATCAAGGAACGATTTTTGGTTAAACTCAACAACAAAAATCAAACGCTGACTTTATTAACTAAAGAACAAGAAGACAATATAGTTATATGTTACATAAAGATATCTTTTTCAGAAAAGTTAAAATCTTTTGAACTCACCAATACAATTTTAACAGATATTTTTAGCGAACAACAAAATTTAGTACATTTGAACAATAATGGTAACAAAAAAACACTTTTGTTTACTAATACTAACAACTATCAAAAGATAAACTTTTAA
- the pepE gene encoding dipeptidase PepE, producing the protein MKKIIIASTSTLYNGAYLDYLLPELRIHFKEVKELIFIPFARPGGISYDEYTAKVSSFFANLNIQVKGIHEFENPKQAIANAQALFTGGGNTFVLVDMLYKYDLFESIAESVSKGVPYLGTSAGSNICGLTMGTTNDMPIVCPPSFKTLGLVSFNINPHYLDPVEGSTHMGETRETRINEFHCYNPQAVLGLREGSWLEVIGDTITLKGNLTARLFQQGKEPIELESGTDLSNLK; encoded by the coding sequence ATGAAGAAAATTATCATTGCTAGTACTTCAACACTCTATAATGGTGCATATTTAGATTACTTGTTGCCTGAACTTCGAATACATTTTAAGGAGGTTAAAGAACTTATTTTTATTCCCTTTGCAAGACCTGGTGGAATTTCTTATGACGAATATACAGCTAAAGTGAGTAGTTTTTTTGCTAATTTAAACATTCAAGTAAAGGGAATTCACGAATTTGAAAACCCCAAGCAAGCAATTGCAAACGCACAAGCCTTATTTACTGGAGGCGGCAATACATTTGTCTTGGTTGATATGCTTTATAAATATGACTTGTTTGAAAGTATTGCGGAATCAGTGAGCAAAGGCGTGCCTTATTTAGGGACAAGTGCGGGGAGTAATATTTGTGGTTTAACCATGGGAACAACAAACGACATGCCTATTGTATGTCCTCCAAGTTTTAAAACATTAGGGCTTGTTTCATTTAATATTAATCCACATTATTTAGACCCTGTTGAGGGCTCAACTCATATGGGCGAAACTCGTGAAACTCGCATAAATGAATTTCATTGCTATAATCCACAAGCTGTTTTAGGATTACGAGAAGGGAGTTGGCTCGAGGTTATTGGAGATACAATCACTTTAAAAGGAAATCTTACAGCTAGATTGTTTCAGCAAGGGAAAGAACCAATAGAACTAGAATCTGGTACTGATTTGAGTAATTTAAAATAA
- a CDS encoding GNAT family N-acetyltransferase, which yields MNLQVKKIPFNKTFAVRHPVLRAGKPVETCYFEGDELPTTTHFGLFLEEKLLGVLSVFKNECPIIESKKAYQYRGMAILAPYQNKKYGVLLLDAANTWVAEEQGDLIWFNAREKAIGFYKRNGFTIFGTVFDIANIGPHVLMFKYL from the coding sequence ATGAATTTACAAGTAAAAAAAATCCCTTTCAATAAAACTTTTGCTGTCCGACATCCTGTATTGAGAGCAGGTAAGCCTGTAGAAACGTGTTATTTTGAAGGAGATGAATTGCCTACAACAACTCATTTTGGACTTTTTTTAGAAGAAAAATTACTTGGCGTATTATCAGTTTTTAAAAATGAATGTCCAATCATAGAAAGTAAAAAAGCTTATCAATATAGAGGAATGGCTATTTTAGCACCTTATCAAAATAAAAAGTATGGTGTACTTTTACTTGATGCAGCAAATACTTGGGTAGCGGAAGAGCAAGGTGATTTAATTTGGTTTAATGCTCGAGAAAAAGCGATTGGTTTTTATAAACGAAACGGATTTACAATCTTTGGTACTGTTTTTGACATAGCCAATATAGGCCCACATGTTTTAATGTTTAAATACCTGTAA